The Asticcacaulis excentricus CB 48 genomic sequence GGTTCCTGGACGAGCCACCATTGAGGCGGGGCCAAGGGGGAGGAGCCCATGCCCGGTTAGGGGCGAAACATCAGCTGGATCATTATGTTTCTTCCAGAAATCAGAATGATCTAGCGAATGATGTCTGAGGGAATCGTTCCACTCCATCACTCTCGTCATACGACACCCGCAAGACGCGGACAAATTCCATAAAAAACCCATTCACGACTGGACAAGCGTTTTCAAAATAATATTATTGTCTGACAATAAAAGGGAGGTGCGCGTGCTAGACAGACGTGACTTGTTGAAATCCGTGAGCCTGCTGGGGGCCGTGTCCTATGGGGTCCCCGCACGGGCAAATGCAACTGATCGTGTCGCCCCTTCTCCGGATCCGGAGGTCGCCAGCGGGCCGTCACCGCGCGAAGTGCTCTCGCTGAACAAGGGCTGGCGTTTTTTCGAAGGCGACATCCCCTTCCCCAAGATATTGGGGCACGGCTGGTCCTACGCCAATGCCAAGGCCGGTTCGGCCTGGGGCGCGGCAGCGGCTTCATACGACGATACGGAGTGGGACAGCGTCACGCTACCCCACGACTTTGCCAGTTTTCAGGTGCCGAACGAACTCGAAAATCTGGCGCAGGGTTATCGCAAGCGCGGCATTGGCTGGTATCGCAACCTACTGAAATTCGAGGAGAGCGACCGCGGCAAGCATATCGAGCTACAACTGGATGGCATCTCGACCCATGCCACCATCTGGCTCAATGGCACACTGATCAACCGCAACTGGTCGGGCTACAATTCCATCTGTGTCGATATCACGCCCTATCTGTCCTATGGTTCGGCGCTCAATTCGCTAGTAGTGCGCGTCGATGCCGACGCCATGCAGGGCTGGTGGTACGAAGGGGCGGGCATTTACCGCAATACTTGGATCGTCAAGCGTCATCCGCTGCATATTGAGACCGATGGCGTGTTTGCCCACCCCGTTAAGACCGGTGATCAGTGGCAAATTCCCATCGAAGTGACGCTAAACAACACCACCGACCGGCCGCAATCGGCGGAGATCGTCTCATCGCTGGTCGATGCGGCGGGCCGTGTCGTCAGCACTTGTCGCCTGACCGCGCAACTCCCGCCTATGCAGACCGGCGTTGTGACCGGTCGCATGAGCGTACAGTACCCGACCCTGTGGGATATCGACTCCCCCTACCTGTATCAGGTGCGCACCCAACTCATCCAGCAAGGGCATGTCCTCGACGAGGTGGTGACCCCCGCCGGGTTCCGAACCCAAAGCTTTGACCCGGACAAGGGATTCTTCCTCAATGGCCGGCCCGTCAAGCTGAAGGGCGTGTGCATCCATCAGGACCATGCTGGGGTGGGCGTCGCCGTGCCCGTCGGACTTCTGGAATACCGCCTGCACCGCCTCAAAGATCTGGGCTGCAACGCCATCCGCTGCTCGCACAATGCACAGGACAAGGCTTTTTACGCCCTGTGCGATCGGATGGGCCTTCTGGTGATGGACGAAAACCGCGTCTTCAACCCCTCGCCCATCCATATGGCCGAATTGGAGTGGCTGGTGCGCCGCGATCGCAACCATCCCTCTGTCATCTTGTGGTCCGTCTTCAACGAAGAACCGATGCAGGGCACGGAACAGGGCTATCAGATGGTCCGGCGCATGGTGGCGAAGGTCAAGGCGCTCGACACCACCCGACCGGTGACGGCGGCCATGAATGACGGCCTGTTTACGCCCGTCAATGTGTCTCAGGCCGTCGATGTGGTCGGTTTCAACTATCAGTATCAGAATTACGACGCCTTCCATAAGGCGCACCCGACCCTGCCCATCACCTCGTCGGAAGACTGCTCCGCCTTTATGACGCGCGGGGAATACAAGACGATAAAAGACAAGCATATCATCGCCTCCTATGACGATGACGCCGCAGACTGGGGCACCACGCAGCGCGTCGGCTGGAAGGCCATTGCCGAGCGGCCTTTTGTGGCAGGCACCTTTGTGTGGACCGGCTTCGATTATCACGGCGAACCGACACCGCATCAGTGGCCTTCCAACTCGTCCTTCTTCGGCATTATGGACCTGTGCGGCTTCGCCAAGACCGCCTTCTGGATGCGGCAGGCCATGTGGTGCAGCGAGCCGGTGCTACATCTGGCCCCGCACTGGAACTGGGCCGGACAGGAGGGGCAGGACATCCTCCTCATGGCCCTGCACAATATGGACGAGGTGGAACTGTTCCTGAATGGCCGCTCGCTGGGGCGTCAGACGGGGGACCGCTATGAGATGAACCGCTGGAGCGTCGCCTATGCGCCCGGAAAGCTGAGCGCCGTCGGCTATCGCGGCGGCAAGGTGGTCAAGCGCTTTGAGGTCGAAACGACCGGCGCGCCGGTGCAACTGAAACTGACGCCCTTCCGTCCGCTGATGAAGGGGGACGGCATAGATGCCCAGCCCTTCACGGTCGAAGCGCTGGACGCGAAGGGCCGGCACGTGCCGACGGCGCAGCACAGCGTGCGCTTTACGGTCGAAGGCGGTGACATTATCGGGCTCGGCAACGGCAATCCCAACGACATCAACCGCGAAAAAGGCGACACGCGCGCCCTGTTCAATGGGCTGGCGCAGGTGATCGTCCAGACGCGCGAAGGCCAGTCCGGCCCGCTCGTCCTGAAGGCCATGGCCGAGGGACTGAAGACCGCGACGCTCAGGATCGACGTTCAAGCGGCGCAGCCCTGGCCCTATCAGGCCGTCTCCAAAAGCGTGCAGATCACCGAAAACTGGCGGCGCGCCCCCGAACAGGCGGGCCCCCTTGAGCCCCATCTGCGCCCCAAGGATAACGACATGAATTCGTGGGGCTGGTTCCGCGCGGGCGTGCCCTTCCCCGCGCCCGACCGCGACACGGAGGTCCTGTGCGCCGTCGAGGTCGAACCCTATGCCAAGGTGCGCAAGAGCGGCGGCGTCATCGAATGTCTGGGCCTGCTGGGCCCGGCCACCCTCTATATCGACGGGCAGAAGGTGGCCGAAAAGGCCAGCGACGACAGCGCCCCTCTGAGTGCCCCCTTCCCCAAGGGCGCCGGGAAGCACTGGGTCAGTCTGATTTTCCGCGCCCGTGGCGGCCAGCCCTTCGGCTTTACCGATGTGGTGCGTATCCGCGCCTGACGCCCGCCGACCTCCCCTTTTTAGCCCCCCGAAACACAGAGACTCCCTGATGGAAACCTCCCGCCGCCACCTGTTTGCCGCCGGTCTGGCCACAGCGGCCGCACTCCCCGCCAGCGTCGCCCTGCCCGCCACCGCCGCGCCCGCCGTCAAACCGCGCTGGGGCAAAGGCATCGAGCGTCAGCGTAAGGCCGATCTGGGCAATGGCACCTATCTCAATCCGATCATCGCCGGAGACCACCCCGACCCGACCCTGCTAAAGGACGGCGCAAACTACTATATGACGTTTTCGTCCTTCTATGCCTATCCGGGCCTGATCCTGTGGCATTCGACCGATCTGGTGAACTGGGCGCCCATAGGCCCGGCCCTGTCGAAGCCGCTGGGCACCATCTGGGCCGTGGACCTGTGCAAGCACGGCGACCGCTATTTCATCTATATCCCCGCCGCCCCCGACGGCGGTGAATGGTCGATCTACGCCATCTGGGCGGACCGCATCGAAGGCCCGTGGAGCGAGCCGGTCGATCTCAAAATCAAGGGCTGCATCGACCCCGGCCACATGGTCGGCGAAGACGGCAAGCGCTATCTGTTCGTCAACGGTATCCGCAAAATCCGCCTGACCGATGACGGTCTGGCCACCGATGGCGATCTGGAGCCCGCCTATCAGCCGTGGACCTATCCCGACGACTGGGTGACGGAAAACTTTGCGCCCGAAGGCCCTAAACTACTGCGGCGCGGTGGGTATTTTTACCTGATCACGGCGGTGGGCGGCACGGCCGGTCCCGTGACCGGGCACATGGTCATTGCCGCGCGCTCAAAATCCATTCATGGGCCGTGGACCCATTGCCCGCATAATCCGCTGGTGCGCACGCAAAGCGACGCCGAACCGTGGTGGTCGCGCGGTCACGCCACACTGGTCGAAGGGCCTGCCGGCGACTGGTGGATGGTCTATCACGCCTATGAAAACGGCTACCGCACGCTGGGCCGTCAGACCCTGCTGGAGCCGATAGAATGGACGAAGGACGGCTGGTTCCGTGCCAAAGGCGGCGATCTGTCGAAGCCCCTGCCCAAGCCCAAGGGCGGCAAGACGGGCACGGCGGGCTTTGCGCTGTCTGATGACTTCAGTCAGGACCGTTTCGGCGTGCAGTGGGCCTTTCACGACCCCAAACCGGATGAAATGACGCGGGTGAAGCGGGAAAACCGCAGCCTGCGCATCATTGGTCGGGGCACCTCCCCCGCCGACAGCGCACCCCTGACCTGTGGCGTCGGGGACCGGTCCTACCGCATTGAGGTGACGCTGGAACTGGAGGGTGAAGCCGAGGCGGGGCTATTGCTGTTCTATAATCACAAGGCCTTCGTCGGCATCGGCTTTGACGGCGAACGCACGCGCACCTGGCAATATGCCGAAGATCAGGCGTGGAACCGCCAGAGGCTGAAGAGCCACACAGTGCGCCTGCGCCTGACCAATGAAGCTAATGTCGTGACCTGGCACTCTTCGGTGGACGGCGGTCAGAACTGGACGCGCCACCCGACGCGCATGGAGGTCTCCGGGATGCACCACAATGTGTTCGGTGGCTTCCTCAGTCTGAAGCCGGGGATTTACTGCACAGGCGACGGCGCTGTGCGTGTGATAGACTTCACCTATCAGGCTGGATCATTTTGATTTCGGGTCGAAGTATAATGATCTAGATTTTTCCTTTGCCCCTCGCCGGGTACGGGCTGCGCCACCTTGGCCGCTTGAGCGGAATGAGTATCATTCCGCTCTCGCATAATAAAACCTCGCATAATAGAAACATAGGGAGACACCCATGAGGATGGGCAGACGGCATTTTCTGACGAGCGGGGCCTGCGCGATGGCGGCCCCGGCAGCGGCTGTGGCCACGACCCAGACCGATGAGCAAAAGTCAGCGGCCAAGCTGTCCAATGCCGACCCGGCGCTGGCCCCTGAGCTTTTGCTGCCGGAAAAGGACCTTGCGTGGTGGCGTGACGCCAAGTTCGGCATCTTTGTGCACTGGGGTCTCTACGCCATTCCCGGCCGCGGCGAATGGCACATGTTCAATGACAAGGTGCCACCGGGCGAGTACCGCAAACTGGCCGAGCAATTCGATCCGCAGGCCTATGATCCGGACCAGTGGGCCGCTTTGGCCAAACAGGCCGGGGCCCGCTACATGGTGATGACGGCCCGCCACCACGACGGCTTCGCCCTGTGGGACAGCCCGTCCAGCTTCCAGCACTTTGACGCTATGCACGCCAAGGCGCACCGCGACCTGATCCGGCCCTATGTAAACGCCGTGCGGCGCGCCGGGCTGAAGGTCGGGCTCTATTATTCGCCGCTCGACTGGCGCTTCCCCGGCTATTTCCATCCGCGCGAACTGCCGGAAAACGCCCGGTTGCTGAAAATGCAGACCTATGATCAGGTCGGCGAGCTGATGAAAAACTACGGCAAGATCGACGTATTGTGGTGGGATGGCGGCTGGCTGGCGCACAAGGGGACCGATGCCGACGCGGCGTGGTTCTGGGAGCCGGCCAAGCTCAATGGCATGGTGCGAAAATACCAGCCCAAGATCCTGATCAACCCGCGTTCGGGCTGGATCGGCGATTTCGACACCGAAGAAGGCCACGGCACCATTTCCGGGCCGATCCGGGCGCGTCCGTGGGAAAAGACCTTCGCGCTCGGCTCGGCATGGGGCTACACGCCGGACAATTATGCTATGCCGTGGCAAAAGGTCGTCCCGTTTATCGTCAATGCGGCCGTGCGCAACGGTAATGCCCTGATCAATGTGGGGCCAGACCCGCAAGGGCGTATCCCGCCCGCTCAGGCCGAAACGCTCAAGGGCGTAGGCCAATGGATGGGCAAATACGGCTATACGATTCAGGAGACCCGCCCCGGACCGCTTCAGCCGCGCGACGGCGTTTTCGGCACGACCTTCCGCAAAAACAAGGTGTTTGTGCACATCTTCTCATGGCCGGAAGACACGCTGACGCTGTCGGGCTTCCCCAAAACCGTGCAGACGGCGGTTAATGTGACGGGCGGCAAGGTCGTGTGGTCTCAAACTGACGGCACGCTGACGCTTCAGGTGGCCGCGGGGTCGCGCGGTGACCCGCTCACGGTCATCGAACTGACCTGTGCTTAGAGCGATATGATTTGAGGTGGAAACATTAGCGCTATAGCGCCTCCCCTGATTTCAGGGGAGGCGCTTGAGTGATGATTCCATTAAAAATCTTTCCGCTCTAAGCCCGGAAGGTGATTTCAAACGCGCTGGCCAGAGGCGAGGCCCCCTGAGGCACCTCGATCACCAGTGCCCCCGCCTTCTGACGGAAGGCGCAGGGTTTAGCGCCCCCTAAGAGACGCACCTGCTTCACCGCACGCGCTTGCTTGGCATTTTTACCAAGAGCCTGAATGGCAAGACGACCTTCGGGCTTGCCCAGCGAAATCGCATACAGGGTCTTGCCGCGCGTCGTGAAGCGAATGTCCTGCGCCGTATAGGCCGTCCCCTCCTGAAACGCCCCTTCGGCGGCCTCGGTCGGGCCTTCGCCGAACTGCGTCCACGGGCGGGTGCCATGAATGGCCTCGCCATTGACCTTCATCCATGCGCTCAGATCGGCCAGCAGGGTTTGCGATTCCGGCGGCAGGCTGCCGTCGGGATACTGCACCACATTCATCAGCAGATTGCCGTTCTTGCTGACGATGTCGCACAGCATGTGGATCACTTCGGTGCTGGTCTTGTATTTGAACCCGTCCGAATAGAACCAGTCGCCGTTCGAGGTGCAGGTCTGCCACGGATAGGGATTGATGCCTTTCAGTACGCCGCGTTCGACGTCCTGCACGAAGCCCTCTCTGTAGAACTCACCGGAGCCGAAATCCTTGCCATTATAGACGGCTTCGTTGCGTCCGGCGCGCGCCACGCTTTTGTTGTACATGTGCGCGACCAGACTGCGCCCGACCACACCGAAGGGCAGACCGCCGTCGGAATAGAGGAGGTCCGGTTCATAGCTGTCGATCAGGTCCTGAATGCGGTTGTACCAGATCTGATGGAAGGCCGGGTCCTTGGTGTACCAGGTGTCCGCCGTGCCGCGATAAGGCTCGTTATGAGCCGGATGATAGAGGTCGGCATATTGCGGGTCGGCCCCGTCATAGGCGACGCCGTTTTCCGGCCAGGTCTGATTATACAGATGGCTGGGGTGGAACCAGTTGTGGCTGGCCCCCAGATGCTCAGAGACGCCGAACCGCAGGCCGCGCTTGCGCGCCGCCGCCGCCCACGCCCCGACAATATCGCGCTTGGGCCCCATGGCCACGGCGTTCCATTTGTGATGCTTCGACTTCCACAGATCGAAATTGTCGTGGTGGACGCCCATGCTGACGAAGTATTTGGCCCCGGCCGCCGCGTACTGATCCATCAGGGCTTCGGGATCGAACTTTTCCGCCTTCCACAGGGGGATGATGTCCTTATAGCCAAACTTTGACGGCTGGCCGTAGGTCTTGACGTGGTGCGCATTGTGAAAGTGGCCGGGGATATAGAGGTTGCGCGCGTACCAGTCCCCGACGCGTGGCACCGCCTGCGGGCCCCAATGCGACCAGATACCGAACTTGGCATCGCGGAACCAGTCGGGCGTCTGATAGGTCTTCAGCGACTCCGGCGTCGGTTGAAACGGCCCTTTGGCAACCGGCAAATCGTAGCGGACCGGTGCCTTGGGCTGACAGGCATCGCCATCAGAAGCCGCCATGGCCCTGGGGGCCGCAAAACCGGCCCCGGCAACCGCACCCAACGCCCCCATCAACGGCACACCGCCCAGCAGGCTGCGCTTGGTTAGTTTCACCATGATCTTTTCCTTTGTGTCTGCCAGCTCTTGCTAAAATTTATATAAAACAGCCAGTTATCTAGAGCATTCGGCGGCTAAGTTGAGCCGACGAATGGCTCTAATTATTTCTAACGCCTCATGTTTTTCCGAAAAGTGGTGTCCACTTTTCGGCATGAGGCTCTAGATAAACTTGGACAGCAGGCGGATATAGGCCACCTGATAGCCGTTCGACACTTCGGTGATCGGCCACGAATTCAACGGCCAGCCATCATTGAAGTCCTTGTAGGATTTTTGCGCGGGCTGCGCGTAGGGCGGCGAAGGACGCTTGCTGCCACAAAAGTTGCTGACCGACGGACAGCGGCTGTCCCAGTCCCATTGCGTCTGGTTGGGGCCGCCCGGCACAAAGCCCGGCGGCGGGCCATAGGTCGAGGTGCCCACGCTGTCCCATTTGGCCGAACCGTCCACAAACCAGGAATGGAAGATCTGAGTGGCGGAGTTTTCCGCGCCCAGACTGGACATATTGGTCAGATAGCACAGGCCCAGCGGGTTTACCCCGTGCATGTAGTGGATATAGGCCGAGGCCGCGTTCAGATTATCGGTCGCGCTGTGCGTCGTGCCGAGATTATAAACATTGAGCGCGGTAAACAGCAGGCCGAAATTACACTTGATACTGTTGCTGCCCCACACATAGTCCGGAATGAAGGCCTGA encodes the following:
- the galA gene encoding beta-galactosidase GalA, translating into MLDRRDLLKSVSLLGAVSYGVPARANATDRVAPSPDPEVASGPSPREVLSLNKGWRFFEGDIPFPKILGHGWSYANAKAGSAWGAAAASYDDTEWDSVTLPHDFASFQVPNELENLAQGYRKRGIGWYRNLLKFEESDRGKHIELQLDGISTHATIWLNGTLINRNWSGYNSICVDITPYLSYGSALNSLVVRVDADAMQGWWYEGAGIYRNTWIVKRHPLHIETDGVFAHPVKTGDQWQIPIEVTLNNTTDRPQSAEIVSSLVDAAGRVVSTCRLTAQLPPMQTGVVTGRMSVQYPTLWDIDSPYLYQVRTQLIQQGHVLDEVVTPAGFRTQSFDPDKGFFLNGRPVKLKGVCIHQDHAGVGVAVPVGLLEYRLHRLKDLGCNAIRCSHNAQDKAFYALCDRMGLLVMDENRVFNPSPIHMAELEWLVRRDRNHPSVILWSVFNEEPMQGTEQGYQMVRRMVAKVKALDTTRPVTAAMNDGLFTPVNVSQAVDVVGFNYQYQNYDAFHKAHPTLPITSSEDCSAFMTRGEYKTIKDKHIIASYDDDAADWGTTQRVGWKAIAERPFVAGTFVWTGFDYHGEPTPHQWPSNSSFFGIMDLCGFAKTAFWMRQAMWCSEPVLHLAPHWNWAGQEGQDILLMALHNMDEVELFLNGRSLGRQTGDRYEMNRWSVAYAPGKLSAVGYRGGKVVKRFEVETTGAPVQLKLTPFRPLMKGDGIDAQPFTVEALDAKGRHVPTAQHSVRFTVEGGDIIGLGNGNPNDINREKGDTRALFNGLAQVIVQTREGQSGPLVLKAMAEGLKTATLRIDVQAAQPWPYQAVSKSVQITENWRRAPEQAGPLEPHLRPKDNDMNSWGWFRAGVPFPAPDRDTEVLCAVEVEPYAKVRKSGGVIECLGLLGPATLYIDGQKVAEKASDDSAPLSAPFPKGAGKHWVSLIFRARGGQPFGFTDVVRIRA
- a CDS encoding family 43 glycosylhydrolase translates to METSRRHLFAAGLATAAALPASVALPATAAPAVKPRWGKGIERQRKADLGNGTYLNPIIAGDHPDPTLLKDGANYYMTFSSFYAYPGLILWHSTDLVNWAPIGPALSKPLGTIWAVDLCKHGDRYFIYIPAAPDGGEWSIYAIWADRIEGPWSEPVDLKIKGCIDPGHMVGEDGKRYLFVNGIRKIRLTDDGLATDGDLEPAYQPWTYPDDWVTENFAPEGPKLLRRGGYFYLITAVGGTAGPVTGHMVIAARSKSIHGPWTHCPHNPLVRTQSDAEPWWSRGHATLVEGPAGDWWMVYHAYENGYRTLGRQTLLEPIEWTKDGWFRAKGGDLSKPLPKPKGGKTGTAGFALSDDFSQDRFGVQWAFHDPKPDEMTRVKRENRSLRIIGRGTSPADSAPLTCGVGDRSYRIEVTLELEGEAEAGLLLFYNHKAFVGIGFDGERTRTWQYAEDQAWNRQRLKSHTVRLRLTNEANVVTWHSSVDGGQNWTRHPTRMEVSGMHHNVFGGFLSLKPGIYCTGDGAVRVIDFTYQAGSF
- a CDS encoding alpha-L-fucosidase, producing the protein MRMGRRHFLTSGACAMAAPAAAVATTQTDEQKSAAKLSNADPALAPELLLPEKDLAWWRDAKFGIFVHWGLYAIPGRGEWHMFNDKVPPGEYRKLAEQFDPQAYDPDQWAALAKQAGARYMVMTARHHDGFALWDSPSSFQHFDAMHAKAHRDLIRPYVNAVRRAGLKVGLYYSPLDWRFPGYFHPRELPENARLLKMQTYDQVGELMKNYGKIDVLWWDGGWLAHKGTDADAAWFWEPAKLNGMVRKYQPKILINPRSGWIGDFDTEEGHGTISGPIRARPWEKTFALGSAWGYTPDNYAMPWQKVVPFIVNAAVRNGNALINVGPDPQGRIPPAQAETLKGVGQWMGKYGYTIQETRPGPLQPRDGVFGTTFRKNKVFVHIFSWPEDTLTLSGFPKTVQTAVNVTGGKVVWSQTDGTLTLQVAAGSRGDPLTVIELTCA
- a CDS encoding alpha-L-fucosidase — translated: MVKLTKRSLLGGVPLMGALGAVAGAGFAAPRAMAASDGDACQPKAPVRYDLPVAKGPFQPTPESLKTYQTPDWFRDAKFGIWSHWGPQAVPRVGDWYARNLYIPGHFHNAHHVKTYGQPSKFGYKDIIPLWKAEKFDPEALMDQYAAAGAKYFVSMGVHHDNFDLWKSKHHKWNAVAMGPKRDIVGAWAAAARKRGLRFGVSEHLGASHNWFHPSHLYNQTWPENGVAYDGADPQYADLYHPAHNEPYRGTADTWYTKDPAFHQIWYNRIQDLIDSYEPDLLYSDGGLPFGVVGRSLVAHMYNKSVARAGRNEAVYNGKDFGSGEFYREGFVQDVERGVLKGINPYPWQTCTSNGDWFYSDGFKYKTSTEVIHMLCDIVSKNGNLLMNVVQYPDGSLPPESQTLLADLSAWMKVNGEAIHGTRPWTQFGEGPTEAAEGAFQEGTAYTAQDIRFTTRGKTLYAISLGKPEGRLAIQALGKNAKQARAVKQVRLLGGAKPCAFRQKAGALVIEVPQGASPLASAFEITFRA